From Pseudoalteromonas viridis, the proteins below share one genomic window:
- a CDS encoding PAAR domain-containing protein, with protein MADVSILGDKADGKPHNKLFDPGVVFIEKPKSRKFTVNGKPVTLVGDKITEHLSKDKKVPHKDVVVATGSALFTLGGVAIARVGDSTSCDALLIGGDAKLDIKT; from the coding sequence ATGGCAGATGTCAGCATCTTAGGCGATAAAGCCGATGGAAAGCCGCACAATAAGCTTTTTGACCCGGGAGTGGTGTTCATTGAAAAACCGAAATCGCGCAAGTTTACCGTCAACGGAAAGCCTGTGACTCTGGTGGGAGACAAAATCACAGAGCACCTTAGTAAGGATAAGAAAGTACCTCATAAGGACGTGGTTGTAGCGACTGGTAGCGCTTTATTTACGCTCGGAGGTGTGGCTATCGCCAGGGTAGGAGACAGCACGTCCTGTGATGCCCTGCTGATTGGTGGAGATGCAAAACTGGACATTAAAACATAA
- a CDS encoding GPW/gp25 family protein → MIGMNARTGKPLGGVEHLKQSIRDIVTTPKGSRVMRRDYGCGLFELIDRPFSHSLVGDITIAISNALEQWEPRFALEGVAVHPAGDGKLSIAIEGLYLINGEPVTIEGIQI, encoded by the coding sequence ATGATTGGCATGAATGCCCGGACAGGCAAGCCGCTGGGCGGCGTTGAGCACCTGAAACAAAGTATTCGCGATATTGTGACGACCCCCAAGGGAAGTCGGGTAATGCGTCGTGATTATGGCTGCGGTTTGTTTGAACTTATTGACCGGCCGTTTTCACATTCTCTGGTTGGTGATATTACCATTGCCATTTCCAATGCGCTTGAGCAATGGGAGCCAAGATTCGCACTTGAAGGGGTGGCGGTGCACCCGGCCGGAGACGGCAAATTATCAATCGCCATTGAAGGTTTATATCTTATCAATGGCGAACCGGTAACCATCGAAGGGATCCAAATCTAA
- a CDS encoding phage tail sheath C-terminal domain-containing protein: MSKFLHGVEVIEAQTGTRPIKTVKSAVIGLIGTAPFADEKAFPLNTPVLVAGKRTDAVKLVDTTNADYQAKLAAAKTVAGNAAKAETSAQYLAAVEAFKAANDKAADYELTAEEKATIQADVEAKAKAAVTDISDSLKGTLVRAIDGIFDQAGAAVVVVRVADHADEAEVIKNMQAGTTAKGGYKGVSAFLAAESELGMTPRILIAPEYTHQFDKTTGEMNAVVSDLIGVAERLRAVIIADGPNEKESSADATAIKYRQTIGSRRVYVVDPHVRVFRDGESVDEPASARVAGMIAKSDNDRGFWWSPSNTAMNGIVGTARPVDFQLGDANARANHLNENEVATIIRQNGFKLWGNRTCSGDPKWAFLSVVRTADMINDSLLRAHMWAVDRNITKTYIEDVKQSVQSYLDSLKAQGAILGGEIWADEELNTPENIQAGKVYFSFDFTPPTPAEHITFKSILTNNYLEEIV, translated from the coding sequence ATGTCTAAATTTCTACACGGTGTAGAAGTCATCGAGGCGCAAACTGGCACGCGCCCTATTAAAACGGTTAAAAGTGCGGTTATTGGTCTGATTGGTACGGCCCCTTTTGCTGACGAAAAGGCGTTTCCGCTTAATACACCTGTGTTAGTGGCAGGCAAGCGTACGGATGCGGTTAAACTGGTTGACACAACCAATGCGGATTATCAGGCAAAACTGGCGGCAGCAAAAACGGTTGCAGGCAACGCGGCGAAAGCAGAAACCAGTGCGCAATATCTGGCAGCTGTGGAAGCGTTTAAAGCGGCTAACGATAAAGCGGCAGACTACGAGCTCACTGCGGAAGAAAAAGCGACTATTCAGGCTGATGTAGAAGCCAAAGCCAAAGCAGCGGTCACGGATATTTCTGATTCGCTAAAGGGCACTTTGGTACGTGCCATTGATGGCATCTTCGACCAGGCTGGTGCCGCGGTTGTTGTTGTACGTGTTGCCGACCATGCCGACGAAGCTGAAGTGATTAAAAATATGCAGGCAGGCACCACAGCAAAAGGCGGCTACAAAGGCGTATCGGCGTTCTTGGCAGCGGAATCTGAGCTGGGCATGACGCCACGTATTCTTATTGCACCTGAATACACCCATCAGTTTGACAAAACTACAGGTGAAATGAATGCCGTTGTGTCTGACCTGATTGGTGTTGCTGAACGACTGCGTGCAGTGATCATCGCCGACGGTCCAAATGAGAAAGAAAGCTCTGCGGATGCCACAGCGATTAAGTACCGTCAGACTATTGGCTCACGTCGTGTGTATGTGGTTGACCCACATGTACGTGTATTCCGCGATGGTGAATCTGTTGATGAGCCAGCCAGTGCTCGTGTTGCCGGTATGATTGCCAAATCAGACAACGACCGTGGCTTCTGGTGGAGCCCAAGTAATACCGCAATGAATGGTATTGTTGGTACTGCACGCCCGGTGGACTTCCAGTTAGGTGATGCAAACGCACGTGCTAACCACCTGAATGAAAACGAAGTCGCGACCATTATCCGCCAAAATGGCTTTAAGCTTTGGGGCAACCGTACGTGTTCTGGCGACCCGAAATGGGCCTTCCTGTCCGTGGTTCGTACCGCAGACATGATCAATGACTCACTACTGCGTGCCCATATGTGGGCGGTTGACCGTAACATCACCAAAACTTATATCGAAGATGTCAAACAGAGCGTGCAGTCTTATCTGGACAGCCTTAAAGCACAAGGTGCAATCCTGGGCGGCGAAATCTGGGCAGATGAAGAGCTGAATACGCCGGAAAACATCCAGGCTGGCAAGGTTTACTTCAGCTTTGACTTTACGCCGCCAACACCGGCTGAGCACATCACCTTCAAGAGCATTCTGACAAATAACTACCTAGAGGAAATCGTATAA
- a CDS encoding phage major tail tube protein has product MAMSPKILKKFKLFVDGKGYLGIADEIQLPKVTVKTREVTSGFQAPIELDVGQLEKLEGSITLLEYNADMLKLMGDWSGATTPLTARGAIQAQGQPPQPVVVTLEGYFKEVDMGNWKDGEEAKLTMQYTVQKYKLEINNEVIYEIDLYNDVRKINGTDQMALLRAAIGA; this is encoded by the coding sequence ATGGCAATGTCTCCTAAAATCCTTAAAAAATTCAAACTGTTCGTAGACGGCAAAGGCTACCTGGGCATTGCGGACGAAATCCAGCTGCCAAAAGTCACAGTAAAAACCCGTGAAGTGACATCGGGCTTTCAGGCACCGATTGAGCTGGACGTGGGTCAGCTTGAGAAACTCGAAGGCAGTATCACTTTGCTTGAATACAACGCCGACATGCTCAAGCTGATGGGTGACTGGAGTGGGGCAACCACGCCATTAACCGCGCGCGGTGCGATTCAGGCACAGGGTCAGCCACCACAGCCTGTGGTTGTGACCCTGGAAGGTTACTTCAAAGAAGTCGATATGGGTAACTGGAAAGACGGCGAAGAAGCCAAGCTGACGATGCAGTACACAGTGCAGAAGTACAAGCTCGAGATCAACAACGAAGTGATCTACGAAATTGACCTGTACAACGATGTGCGCAAGATCAATGGCACAGACCAAATGGCGCTGCTACGCGCTGCGATTGGCGCTTAA
- a CDS encoding phage baseplate assembly protein V: MNLDPAQSELALSDLQHRLSKLITLGTVHEVDYETARVKVKIGDWITAKLPWLTDMAAHNMTWRAPEIGEQVIVLAPCGDTAQGVILGSVYSAAADHHKPDHVLGAGEGESYAAASSREHVHRTRYQDGALVEYDNQNHAYHLYVPDTGGGETARVHIHCARNISLKADKQLDITAVQSNVNIKAEQGNLNVEATEGALTVKASNGALTLEGKTVSVKSTGGNLDVDAGGSTLLLKGNKIEAS, from the coding sequence ATGAATCTGGATCCCGCTCAATCTGAGTTAGCGCTATCTGACTTACAGCATCGTTTAAGCAAGCTGATCACGTTGGGTACGGTGCATGAAGTGGATTACGAAACGGCTCGTGTGAAAGTAAAAATCGGTGACTGGATCACAGCTAAGCTGCCCTGGCTGACCGATATGGCAGCGCATAATATGACCTGGCGTGCCCCGGAAATTGGTGAGCAGGTAATTGTGCTTGCGCCCTGCGGCGACACCGCTCAGGGCGTGATCCTGGGCAGTGTGTATAGTGCGGCAGCTGATCACCATAAACCCGACCATGTGTTAGGTGCGGGTGAAGGGGAAAGTTACGCTGCGGCAAGCAGTCGTGAACATGTGCACCGCACCCGCTATCAGGATGGCGCGCTGGTGGAGTATGACAACCAAAATCATGCTTATCATCTTTATGTGCCGGACACGGGCGGTGGGGAAACGGCAAGAGTACATATTCATTGTGCCAGAAATATTTCGCTCAAAGCAGATAAGCAGCTGGATATCACCGCTGTTCAAAGTAATGTGAATATTAAAGCTGAACAGGGAAACCTCAACGTTGAGGCCACCGAGGGGGCGCTGACGGTAAAGGCGAGTAACGGGGCTTTGACACTAGAAGGTAAGACTGTCTCGGTCAAATCCACTGGTGGAAATTTGGATGTTGATGCTGGTGGCAGCACTTTGCTGCTCAAAGGCAACAAAATCGAAGCGAGTTAG
- a CDS encoding phage tail assembly protein produces the protein MKEIITLAFPVTVDGHEYAELTMRRPKVRDRLMVDKADISESESEIRYFSNLCEVSPDIIEELDWSDFVKLRETLQAFLVSRPGA, from the coding sequence ATGAAAGAAATCATTACCCTGGCATTTCCAGTGACGGTCGACGGGCATGAGTATGCCGAATTAACAATGAGACGACCAAAAGTACGAGACCGGTTAATGGTGGACAAGGCTGATATCAGCGAGTCGGAAAGTGAAATTCGCTACTTCTCTAATTTGTGCGAAGTCTCGCCGGATATCATCGAAGAGCTTGACTGGAGCGACTTTGTGAAGCTTAGAGAAACCTTACAGGCTTTTCTCGTATCCCGCCCAGGCGCTTAA